In bacterium, a single window of DNA contains:
- the mutL gene encoding DNA mismatch repair endonuclease MutL gives MGKINVLPDKLISKIAAGEVVERPASVVKECLENSLDANSNSIIVDIQKAGKELISIRDDGDGIEPDDIDKLFYRHSTSKLKNIEDLYKISSLGFRGEALYSIGAVADVILKSRHKDNSQTGKEIHMRGGEKIKVRDIGHPIGTTIEIRELFFNTPARKKFLKTDSTEFRQIVNIFTPYCLLYFDKKFSLTHNNRKILNYNPVREDILRISEVLNANKENIITAEKKFMKEGFSCKVFLGDINLQRPRRDQQFIFVNNRPVYCQSVSYSVNQVYRSLLPRDVYPIFVIYINLPYVDVDANIHPSKKEVKLKNDLTISSAISRFTFELLATKGKVAEVKREDTHFSQESSVFLKSRPISDNIQEQVFLNDKTQFKHNEETCEHLQPTTIQQKLKEANYIGSYKNKYLFFESGDTLLLIDQHAAHERVNYEKLKDQFETGSVEVQQLLSPMILKLNIEEMTLWEESNTKLEEIGFLTTRWDSNSIALHGFPQLIRNPEISVRNLLAEKQVKMLSEEQLARRACRGSVLAGERLNEVEAVHIKNSLLKCKVPFVCPHGRPTVVEFSESFLDRQFLR, from the coding sequence ATGGGAAAAATTAATGTTTTACCAGATAAACTTATAAGTAAAATTGCAGCAGGAGAAGTTGTAGAAAGACCTGCTTCAGTTGTAAAAGAGTGCCTTGAAAACTCCCTTGATGCAAACTCTAATAGTATAATAGTTGATATACAAAAAGCAGGGAAGGAATTAATATCTATAAGAGATGACGGTGATGGTATAGAACCAGACGATATAGACAAACTGTTTTATAGACATTCCACAAGCAAACTTAAAAATATAGAAGACCTTTACAAAATATCTTCTCTTGGCTTTCGAGGTGAAGCACTATATAGCATTGGAGCTGTTGCAGATGTTATACTAAAAAGCAGACATAAGGACAACTCCCAAACAGGTAAAGAAATACATATGAGAGGCGGAGAAAAAATAAAAGTAAGAGATATTGGGCATCCTATAGGAACAACAATAGAGATAAGAGAACTCTTTTTTAATACACCTGCAAGAAAAAAATTTCTTAAGACAGATTCGACAGAGTTCCGACAAATAGTAAACATATTTACTCCCTACTGCCTACTTTATTTTGATAAAAAATTTTCTTTAACACATAATAATAGAAAAATTCTAAATTATAACCCAGTTAGAGAAGATATTTTAAGGATATCTGAGGTCCTTAATGCAAATAAAGAAAATATCATTACAGCAGAAAAAAAGTTTATGAAAGAAGGGTTTTCTTGTAAAGTTTTCCTTGGGGATATAAACCTTCAAAGACCCCGCAGGGACCAGCAATTTATTTTTGTAAATAACAGACCTGTATATTGTCAATCTGTATCATACTCTGTAAATCAAGTTTATAGGAGTTTATTGCCAAGGGATGTTTATCCAATATTTGTTATATATATCAACCTACCTTATGTAGATGTTGATGCCAACATACACCCTTCCAAAAAAGAGGTCAAACTAAAAAATGACCTAACCATATCCTCTGCTATATCTCGCTTTACGTTTGAGTTGCTTGCAACTAAAGGAAAGGTTGCAGAAGTTAAAAGAGAAGATACACATTTTTCTCAAGAAAGTTCTGTTTTTTTAAAAAGTAGACCTATCTCAGACAATATTCAAGAACAGGTCTTTTTAAATGATAAAACACAATTTAAACACAACGAAGAAACTTGTGAGCACTTACAACCAACAACTATACAGCAAAAACTAAAAGAAGCTAACTATATAGGTTCTTATAAAAATAAATACCTTTTTTTTGAATCAGGTGACACTCTACTTTTAATAGACCAGCACGCAGCACACGAAAGGGTAAATTATGAAAAACTTAAAGACCAGTTTGAAACTGGTAGTGTAGAGGTCCAACAACTTCTAAGCCCTATGATTTTAAAACTTAATATAGAAGAGATGACTCTATGGGAAGAAAGTAATACAAAACTGGAGGAGATAGGTTTTTTAACTACACGTTGGGACTCAAACTCTATAGCTCTACACGGTTTTCCTCAACTGATAAGAAATCCTGAAATATCTGTAAGAAATCTCCTTGCAGAAAAACAGGTGAAGATGCTTAGTGAAGAACAACTTGCAAGAAGAGCGTGTAGAGGCTCTGTTTTAGCAGGAGAAAGACTAAATGAAGTTGAGGCTGTTCATATTAAAAATTCTCTATTAAAATGTAAAGTACCTTTTGTTTGTCCACACGGAAGACCTACTGTTGTTGAGTTTTCAGAAAGTTTTCT